The genomic segment GCGATGCGAACGACCAAGCGGTGCATCGGCGAGAGCTTCAAGCGACCAACCGGGACGCTTCGAGCAGGGACCAGAAGAAAAATGTGCATTGCCCGGACGTGTGTCCGGCTTAACGATATCTGTCATTTGACTACCCTTTCAGATAGGCGCTCCACGTTAGGGTGGAGTGTCCTGACGCCGTTGCTATGCCTCTCGCCTGTCGCAGTCAAGAAGAATGTGTCGCTTGCACAAAGAATCCTGGCCGAAACGCGCCATCTATCCCCAAACGAAAACCGCCCGCACCCTTTCGGGCACGAGCGGCAGAACTTACGGAGGAAGCTTGAACGTTACTTGTAAACGCTCGGCTGCAGAGGAATATCGGCTGGCGGAATGTACTGCGCCGTATCGCAGCCATTGAAGACATAACGGCCACCGACGCGCACTTCGTGCGACGTGATACCCTTGTCGCGGCCGCCGGACGTCAGGCCACTTCCGCTTGTGCCGAACATGCTGCCGCTGCCGATCTGGCGGAAACGATAGCCGACGTCGGCCTTCAGGTTACAGGTGACATCGATCGACGCACCGGCCATCAAGCCGTACGCGAAGCGCCAGTTACCTTCACCATCGATCTCGCAGTTACCGCAGCTCGACAGCTTGTCCCACTTCACATAGGCACCACCGATACCAGCGCCGAGATATGGCGTGATGCGACCGTAGGTTCCCAGATCTACATAGGCGTTTGCCATGAGAGCGTAAGCGCGCATTGCCGAGTCGGCACGATTGAGTTCAGGTGCAACGCCGCTGAATTTGGATTTCGCCATGTAATCGAATGTCAAATCCGTACGCAGATGATTGTTGATCTGATAGCCAACACCACCACCCACTACGAAACTGTCTTTCAAAGACCGATCGCCGAAGCTCAAACGCTGAATGGTTGGACCAGCGAACGCACGGTCAAAATCCGCACCACGCGACCTGTTGAACGAATAACCCACATCACCGCGCAGATACCAACCGCTTGCTTCCTGAACGGACACTTCCGGTGCCTGATCAACGAATGCTGGCTGCGGCTCTGCCTGATAGACATCTGCTGCAAAAGCGGTTTGGCATGCCATCAATGCGGCGACGACACCGATCAGGCTCTTTTTCATTACAAGGCTCCCTAAGCGGTATCGGCGCCAGATGCGGCGAATACCCGTGAATTCATCATTTACGAAGCCTGAAGGAAATTGGTTAAATCCCTGTTAAATTCGGGAATACATCTGGTTATTTTGCTAACAGACTTGGTTAATACTCTTTTACCGGTTGGAGAGCTCCATCCGGCTTCAAAGAATAAAAATCTCCATATGCGTGTATTTTCAGCGCGTAACTTCGTATTAGTATGCATAAGCCTATGCGACTGAAATAATATTTTGTTAGCTAATATTATTGTCCTTCTCGCAACAGTCATCACCTATTGTAAGTATAAGGCGCCCATTGACTGCGGCGGACCGACGATAGTCAGACATGACGTGCTGATCTCAGAGGGAATTCCTTCCCTACCGCCTGATGGCCCCATCCGCCGGAGGGCGCGTTCAAAATACTTCAAGGTCATCCTTTCTTGAGCACGCCACTGAAATACTTCATTGAGTTGGTGAAGATACCGGACAATAATCCGCCGCTGCTGGTCGCGAAATACCGCGCATTTTGCCGGCAGATGCCGATGATGTATTTCATTTTGATATCGAGCACCTGGGCTCTGGCGGCAACGCATCTGCCCGTTGCGCCGCTGCGGCTGACCGTTGCTGTGCCTACCGCCTTTACCATCATCAGTGTAATCAGGGTCATCTTCTGGTGGAAGTCGCGAAACGAAATCCCCTCGCCTGATTATGCGTTGTCAGCGCTCAGAAGAACACAGCGCCTGTCGGTCGGTATTTCCGTTTCCTTTACGGCCTGGTCCCTTCTGCTCTATCCCTATGGCGACGCCTATCAGCAATCTCACATTGCGTTCTATATGGCGATCACAGTCATTTCGTGCATTTTCTGCCTGATGCATGTCCGCTCCGCGGCGCTTTTCGTCGCGACCATCGTCAATGGCACCTTCATCGTTTTCTTTACAGCCACCGGCCACGCCACCTTCATCGCCATCGCCATCAACATTCTTCTCGTCAGCTTCGGTATGCTGGCGGTATTGATGGTGAACTACCGCAATTTCGAGCGCATGATCAGCGCTCAGCAGCAGACTCAGGCGCTCAGCAACGAAAACCTGCGGCTGGCCAATATCGATAGCCTGACCGAACTTCCGAACCGCCGCGCTTTCTTCAAGCATTTGGCAGAAGCGTTCGAAGCTGCCACCAACGATGGCAAGCGGCTCGCCATCGGGGTTATCGACCTCGATGGCTTCAAGCCGGTCAACGATCTCTACGGGCATTCCTCAGGCGACCGCCTGCTGGTGGAAGTCAGCAACCGCCTGACAGATGAATTCTCGTCCAGCAACCTCTTCCTCGCGCGTCTCGGCGGCGACGAGTTCGCCTTCGTCATTTCAGATGTCGCCGATGACTGTGATGTGGTTGCCGAGGGGCATCGCATGTGCACTGTGATGCGCTCGCCGTTCCATCTGCCGGATGCTACGATCATGATCTCCGGCTCCATCGGCATCGCCGTCTTCCCGGATCTGGCATCGACACCGGAGGAACTGTTCGACCGCGCCGATTATGCGCTTTATCACGGCAAACGCCGCAAGCCCGGCAACAGCACCCTCTTCACCGCTCGTCACGTCGCCGAGATTCACCGCGATGCGCGCATCGAGCAGACGCTGAAACAGGCCGATCTGGCCAGCGAACTTTCCGTCGTGTTCCAGCCCATCGTTGACCTCACTTTGCACGAAACAACGGGTTTTGAAGCACTGGCGCGGTGGAACAGCAAAGTGCTCGGGCAGGTCTCGCCCGCTCAGTTCATTCCCATCGCCGAGCGCGCAGGCATCATCGGCAGCCTTACGCGTCCGCTGTTGAAGAAGGCGCTGACCGCCGCCCGCAAATGGCCGAACCGTTTCCGCCTGTCCTTCAATCTCTCGGCGCAGGATTTGAGCAGCCCGGAAGCGGTGATGAGCATCATCGCCATCATCGAGACAAGCGGCTTCGAAGCATCGCGTCTCGACCTGGAGATTACCGAAACGGCTTTCATTCACGATACCCGCCAGGCGCGCCAGTCGGTGGAAATGCTGCGGCAGATCGGCTGTGGCATTTCTCTGGATGATTTCGGCACCGGCTATTCCAGCCTGACCTCACTCCACTCCCTGCCGCTGACCAAGATCAAGATCGACCACAGCTTCGTTCACGAGATACAGGACAACGTAGCCAGCGAGAAAATCGTCCGCTCAGTGCTGACGCTCGGTCGCGAAATGGGTCTGGATGCGATTGTGGAAGGCGTGGAAACTGTCGAAGAAATGGCCGTGATCAGAAATCTCGGCGCAAAATTCGTTCAGGGTTATCTGATCTCGAAGCCGATGGACGAAAGCGCCATCCCCGGCTTCCTCGCCCAAGAACGCGACGCAAACGCGGTCCTCGCCCGCTCTGCATAGTGGGTTAAACAAAAAGTGCCAGCGCTGCCGCTGACCCGATCGATTGTTTATGCTGCCGATCTTGCGTTGGCGATAACGCCGACCAGATCGTTAACGATACGCTCGACCTGCGCGCTGTCGTCACCCTCAGCCATGACGCGGATCAGCGGCTCGGTGCCGGATGGGCGAATGACCAGACGGCCATTTTTGGCCAAAGCACTTTCCGCATCGGCGATAGCCTGCTTCACCACAGGGTTTTCCAATGGCTTGCCGCCAGTGGTCCGTACATTTTTCAACAGCTGCGGCACAGGCTCGAACTTGCGGCAGACTTCGCTCACCGTGCGACCGGACCGCTTGACGCGGGCTAGAACCTGAAGTGCAGCCACAAGGCCGTCACCCGTCGTACCATAATCCGACAACACGATATGTCCGGACTGCTCGCCACCGACGTTGAAATCATGGTTGCGCATGTGTTCAACCACATAGCGGTCACCTACCTTCGTGCGCGCCAAGGTCATGCCGTTGTCCGTCATGAAGCGCTCGAGACCCAGATTGGACATGACGGTCGCGACGATGCCGCCGCCACGCAGGATTTTATCCTCGGCCCAGCTTGCCGCAATCGTCGCCATCAACTGGTCACCATCGACGATCTGTCCCTGCTCATCCACGATAATGACGCGGTCCGCATCGCCATCCAGCGCGATGCCGATATCGGCGCGCACCTCGTGCACCTTCTTCTGCAGGGTTTCAGGATAGGTCGAGCCGCATTCGAAATTGATGTTTGTACCATTCGGCTCGTTGCCGATGGTCACGACCTCCGCACCGAGTTCCCAAAGTGCTGCCGGAGCAACCTTATAGGCTGCGCCATTGGCGCAATCGATGGCGATCCGCAGACCGCTCAGCGTTACGTCACGCGGGAGCGTGCGCTTGACGAATTCGATGTAGCGATAAATATCGCCATCCACGCGCTTGGCACGACCGATCTCGCTGGGCTTGGCCAGTTGCGCATAAATGTCCTTGTCCAGCAGGTCCTCGATTTCGAGTTCCAGCTCGTCGGACAGCTTGTAACCGTCGGGGCCGAACAGTTTTATGCCGTTGTCTGCAAAGGGGTTATGCGACGCCGAAATCATAACACCGATATCTGCACGAAGGGATCGCGTCAGCATGGCAACCGCCGGTGTCGGGATCGGGCCCAGCAAGAACACGTCGAGCCCCGCCGCCGTGAAACCTGCGACCAGCGCATTTTCCAGCATATAGCCTGAAAGACGCGTGTCCTTGCCAATCACCACACGGTGGCGATGGTGCCCGCGCCGGAAAATCGTACCCACCGCAATTCCGACACGCATGGCAAGATCAGGCGTCATGGGGAAGACGTTGGACTGACCGCGAATACCATCGGTTCCGAAATAGCGACGTGTCATGTGAACTCCAGATTTGTATCGGGGCAATCAGCACGCATGAAGCGTGACCAGCTTTTCAGGCTAGATGCCATAAAAGCCAGCGGACAGCACGTCAATTACCGCGAATATCCAACATATGTTGTTACCACACGCGCTTCTCCCCAACAAAGAGAGGCGCAAAGAAAAGGCCGCCCGCGAACGGACGGCCTTGAATAACTTTGATTTTGGACTTCAGATCAGTGCGGCTGCGGCTCCATGCCACCTTCCGACTCACCATCACCCTTGGCTTCGTTCGGACCGTCTTTCTTCGTTCCAGCCTTCGGCACGGCAGAGCCACGGCTGTTCGGAGAATCGTCGCCCAGATCACGTGGCGGCTTCTCGCCGCGCATCAGACCCTTGATTTCCTCGCCTGTCAGCGTTTCGTATTCCAGCAGACCTTCCGCGATGGCAACGAAGCCATCGTGGTTTTCGGTCAGAATACGGCGTGCTTCAGTATAGGCTTCGTCGATCAAACGGCGCACTTCGGTGTCGATGGTCTGCGCTGTGGCCTCAGAAACGTTCTTGGACTGCGAGACGGAGTGACCGAGGAATACTTCCTGCTGGTTTTCACCGTATGAAACCTGTCCGAGCGCGTCGGAAAAGCCCCACTGCGTGACCATAGCACGGGCAAGCTTGGTGGCCTGCTCGATATCGGATGAGGCGCCCGAAGTAATGTTTTCCTTGCCGAATGTCAGTTCTTCAGCCACACGACCACCCATCATGATGATGAGACGGGAGACCATCCACTTGTAGCTCATGGAATAGCGGTCGCCTTCCGGCAACTGCATGACCATGCCAAGCGCACGACCGCGCGGAATGATGGTCGCCTTGTGCAGCGGATCAGCCACGGCAACCTTCAGCGCCGTAATGGCGTGACCGGCTTCGTGATAGGCCGTCAGTTTCTTTTCGGCTTCGGTCATGGCGGACGAGCGGCGCTCCGCACCCATCATGATCTTGTCCTTGGCGTCTTCGAATTCGGCCATGGTGACGACGCGTTTGTTACGGCGCGCGGCCATAAGCGCTGCTTCGTTGACGAGGTTGGCCAAGTCGGCACCCGAAAAACCGGGTGTGCCACGGGCCAGAACCTTGAGATCGACATTCGGTGCCAAAGGCACGTTGCGGGCATGGACCTTCAGAATGCGTTCACGACCGACGATATCTGGGTTCGGAACGACGACCTGACGGTCGAAACGGCCTGGACGCAGAAGCGCGGGGTCAAGAACGTCAGGACGGTTGGTCGCTGCGATGAGGATGATACCTTCATTTGCTTCAAAACCATCCATCTCAACCAGCAGCTGGTTCAGCGTCTGTTCGCGCTCATCGTTACCGCCGCCAAGACCGGCACCACGGTGGCGACCGACGGCATCAATTTCGTCGATGAAGATGATGCAAGGCGCATTTTTCTTCGCCTGTTCGAACATGTCACGAACGCGGCTTGCGCCAACGCCGACGAACATTTCCACGAAGTCAGAGCCGGAGATGGTGAAGAACGGCACATTGGCTTCGCCCGCAACGGAGCGTGCCAGAAGCGTCTTACCCGTACCGGGAGGGCCGACCAGCAGAACACCGCGCGGAATTTTGCCGCCTAGGCGCTGGAATTTCTGCGGGTCGCGCAGGAATTCAACGATTTCTTCGAGATCCTGCTTGGCTTCATCCACGCCTGCGACATCATCGAACGTCACGCGACCATGCGCTTCGGTTAGAAGCTTGGCCTTGGATTTGCCGAAGCCCATCGCACCGCGAGAACCACCCTGCATCTGACGCATGAAGAACAGCCAGACACCGAGAATGAGGAACATGGGCAGCAAGGTGCCGAGATAGCTCAGGAAGCCGGACGAACCGTCGCTTTCAGGCCGAGCGACAATGCTGACATTCTTGCTCTGAAGACGTTCCATCAGCGCATCGTCGATCACAGGCGAGTATGTCTGAAACGCGGTGGCGTTTTCCGTATAGGTGCCCAGTACGCGATTGCCGGTGACGGTGACTTCACGCACACGCCCGGCGTCCACATCCCGCAGGAACTGCGAATAGGGGATCTCTCGCGAGCTCGACTGCGAAGGCGACGTCTGGAACATGCTGAACAAGGCGATCAGCAACAGAGCGATCACTGCCCACAGGGCGAAATTTCTAAAATTTGGGTTCATTGAACTCCCCGAACTCCAACGGGCAAATGCGCGCCCGCCATTATGTTGTGCCTAACATAAGGACGACAGTTGCCCTTGCCAAGGCAGGTGGAAGCATCAGATGCGATTTGAGGTAAAAACTGTACGAAAAATCCTTGCGAAAAGCGCAGCTTGCCCTAGACCGGAGCCTGCGGATAGGCCGGGCAACCGATAAGAGCAGCAACGGCATTCGCCAATTGAAGGTCGAAGCGCGGCAAAAACAGATCGTAAGGCGCCATTACCCTGCTCAGCAACACCCCTTCTACAGCCATCGCTTGACCCTTGCTATCAACGATGAACGGCATAGTTTCCAGGGCACGGCGGGCAACACCGGCAGGAACGAGGGAGGGGAAACCCGGCTCCTCCCCACTCTGCAACGGACCACGTGCGCGCACGATAACATCGTCGGCAGTGCCGTTGGTTATCTCGAAGCGTTCGTCCCACACGATTTGTTGACCGGCAGCCACCGGCATTGTCGCGACACCACGGTTTTCCCGGACGAGATGAAGCGCATGTTGGCGTCGGTCGAACACCACACGCGCGGCAGTCACCCTGCCGGGCTCACCTGCCGTCGCAAGAGCCATGACCCGATCCATGCTGTCAGCCGCCATCGCAAATCGCCGCCCGCCGACCACGCTGGCGAGCGCCGAAAGAGCATAGCGAAGCGTCGAGGGTTCCGATTTCAGGCCACCAGCATCAAGAGTGAACACCGCGCCTGCATGGCAAGACACATGATTTTCAATGAGATGCGCCGCTTCTGCAGAGAGGTCAAAGCGGTTGATTGACTGATCAATCAATATCCCGGATGCGGTGTTCCGTGCTCGAACGCGCTCATATTTGCTGTCTTCGTTGCTGGGGTCGTCGTACCAGCCTTGCCCAAGGCTCGTCAGAAAATCTCTGATGTCCTGCCGCGTCGAATTGAGAAACGGTCGCATGATCCAGTGGCGCCGGTCGTAAAGAACGGCATCTGCCATGCCTGCGAGGCCGAGATTATCCGTCCGCCGACTGCGGGCGCTGCGCATCGCAATCGTCTCGCGCTGGTCGCCAAGCGTGTGTCCCACGACGATCATGTCGGCACCGATCTCGTCTGCGACCTCGGCAATCAGCGCATAACGCACAAGCCGGGCGGCGGCGGAAAGGCCGGTGGTGGGTTTGGGATCGTTCCATCGGCGAATATGGCTTGGGATGTCGATGCTGGCACACAGTGCCGCTACGCCTTTCGCCTCCTCCGCCGCTTCAGGGCGAAGCGCGTGGTCGATAGTGACGGCGTGTAAGGAAATGTCGTTTCTGCCCGCATCCTGCACGACTTGCCGCAGCGCAAACAGCAGGCCAGTGGAGTCACTGCCGCCGGAGATGGCAACGAGGATCACGGAGGGTGTTGAAATCTTGTCGATAAATTGCCGTGCAGCCTCAAGCGGCGCAATCGGGCTTACGGGAAACGGCATGTCGTCATCACCGCTTCGCCATATTACTGGCAGCTCAGGCGCTTCTGTTCGCTGGTAACCTTGCCCAGAACGGTCTTGGAGGCGCTGGGATAGCGCTTCGGCACTTCGCGAAGTGTCGCGCAGGCGGTTTCCTTGTTGTCGAGTGCAGCCAGCGACATGCCAAGCTTCAACAGCATTTCAGGCGCCTTGGGCGACTTGCTATAGGTCTGGTGCGCATTGAGGAATGTCTTGGCGGAATCCGTGAACTTGCCCTGACTATACTGCGCTTCGCCGAGCCAGAAATTGGCATCCGCAGCCTTGGCACCCTTTGGGTATCCCTGAATATACTGCTCGAAGCCCTTTTCCGCAGCCTTGTAGTCGCCGGAGAGAACGTGGCTATACGCCGCCTGATAGATATCGTTTTCGCTGGTCAGCGCTGCCGTGTTGACCGGAT from the Agrobacterium vaccinii genome contains:
- the ftsH gene encoding ATP-dependent zinc metalloprotease FtsH; protein product: MNPNFRNFALWAVIALLLIALFSMFQTSPSQSSSREIPYSQFLRDVDAGRVREVTVTGNRVLGTYTENATAFQTYSPVIDDALMERLQSKNVSIVARPESDGSSGFLSYLGTLLPMFLILGVWLFFMRQMQGGSRGAMGFGKSKAKLLTEAHGRVTFDDVAGVDEAKQDLEEIVEFLRDPQKFQRLGGKIPRGVLLVGPPGTGKTLLARSVAGEANVPFFTISGSDFVEMFVGVGASRVRDMFEQAKKNAPCIIFIDEIDAVGRHRGAGLGGGNDEREQTLNQLLVEMDGFEANEGIILIAATNRPDVLDPALLRPGRFDRQVVVPNPDIVGRERILKVHARNVPLAPNVDLKVLARGTPGFSGADLANLVNEAALMAARRNKRVVTMAEFEDAKDKIMMGAERRSSAMTEAEKKLTAYHEAGHAITALKVAVADPLHKATIIPRGRALGMVMQLPEGDRYSMSYKWMVSRLIIMMGGRVAEELTFGKENITSGASSDIEQATKLARAMVTQWGFSDALGQVSYGENQQEVFLGHSVSQSKNVSEATAQTIDTEVRRLIDEAYTEARRILTENHDGFVAIAEGLLEYETLTGEEIKGLMRGEKPPRDLGDDSPNSRGSAVPKAGTKKDGPNEAKGDGESEGGMEPQPH
- a CDS encoding outer membrane protein, coding for MKKSLIGVVAALMACQTAFAADVYQAEPQPAFVDQAPEVSVQEASGWYLRGDVGYSFNRSRGADFDRAFAGPTIQRLSFGDRSLKDSFVVGGGVGYQINNHLRTDLTFDYMAKSKFSGVAPELNRADSAMRAYALMANAYVDLGTYGRITPYLGAGIGGAYVKWDKLSSCGNCEIDGEGNWRFAYGLMAGASIDVTCNLKADVGYRFRQIGSGSMFGTSGSGLTSGGRDKGITSHEVRVGGRYVFNGCDTAQYIPPADIPLQPSVYK
- the glmM gene encoding phosphoglucosamine mutase — encoded protein: MTRRYFGTDGIRGQSNVFPMTPDLAMRVGIAVGTIFRRGHHRHRVVIGKDTRLSGYMLENALVAGFTAAGLDVFLLGPIPTPAVAMLTRSLRADIGVMISASHNPFADNGIKLFGPDGYKLSDELELEIEDLLDKDIYAQLAKPSEIGRAKRVDGDIYRYIEFVKRTLPRDVTLSGLRIAIDCANGAAYKVAPAALWELGAEVVTIGNEPNGTNINFECGSTYPETLQKKVHEVRADIGIALDGDADRVIIVDEQGQIVDGDQLMATIAASWAEDKILRGGGIVATVMSNLGLERFMTDNGMTLARTKVGDRYVVEHMRNHDFNVGGEQSGHIVLSDYGTTGDGLVAALQVLARVKRSGRTVSEVCRKFEPVPQLLKNVRTTGGKPLENPVVKQAIADAESALAKNGRLVIRPSGTEPLIRVMAEGDDSAQVERIVNDLVGVIANARSAA
- the tilS gene encoding tRNA lysidine(34) synthetase TilS, whose translation is MPFPVSPIAPLEAARQFIDKISTPSVILVAISGGSDSTGLLFALRQVVQDAGRNDISLHAVTIDHALRPEAAEEAKGVAALCASIDIPSHIRRWNDPKPTTGLSAAARLVRYALIAEVADEIGADMIVVGHTLGDQRETIAMRSARSRRTDNLGLAGMADAVLYDRRHWIMRPFLNSTRQDIRDFLTSLGQGWYDDPSNEDSKYERVRARNTASGILIDQSINRFDLSAEAAHLIENHVSCHAGAVFTLDAGGLKSEPSTLRYALSALASVVGGRRFAMAADSMDRVMALATAGEPGRVTAARVVFDRRQHALHLVRENRGVATMPVAAGQQIVWDERFEITNGTADDVIVRARGPLQSGEEPGFPSLVPAGVARRALETMPFIVDSKGQAMAVEGVLLSRVMAPYDLFLPRFDLQLANAVAALIGCPAYPQAPV
- a CDS encoding putative bifunctional diguanylate cyclase/phosphodiesterase — protein: MMYFILISSTWALAATHLPVAPLRLTVAVPTAFTIISVIRVIFWWKSRNEIPSPDYALSALRRTQRLSVGISVSFTAWSLLLYPYGDAYQQSHIAFYMAITVISCIFCLMHVRSAALFVATIVNGTFIVFFTATGHATFIAIAINILLVSFGMLAVLMVNYRNFERMISAQQQTQALSNENLRLANIDSLTELPNRRAFFKHLAEAFEAATNDGKRLAIGVIDLDGFKPVNDLYGHSSGDRLLVEVSNRLTDEFSSSNLFLARLGGDEFAFVISDVADDCDVVAEGHRMCTVMRSPFHLPDATIMISGSIGIAVFPDLASTPEELFDRADYALYHGKRRKPGNSTLFTARHVAEIHRDARIEQTLKQADLASELSVVFQPIVDLTLHETTGFEALARWNSKVLGQVSPAQFIPIAERAGIIGSLTRPLLKKALTAARKWPNRFRLSFNLSAQDLSSPEAVMSIIAIIETSGFEASRLDLEITETAFIHDTRQARQSVEMLRQIGCGISLDDFGTGYSSLTSLHSLPLTKIKIDHSFVHEIQDNVASEKIVRSVLTLGREMGLDAIVEGVETVEEMAVIRNLGAKFVQGYLISKPMDESAIPGFLAQERDANAVLARSA